A genomic window from Elaeis guineensis isolate ETL-2024a chromosome 3, EG11, whole genome shotgun sequence includes:
- the LOC140856404 gene encoding disease resistance protein RGA2-like, whose translation MAELAVTAAGAAVEMVVEKLASGLWKDLGLARSVYTDMEKLQSKLSTIQNVLDDAEKKSITNKALQSWLKKLKDAALDADDVVDEFQTEALRRRMERYDRMTGKVRDFFSSNNPIAFRYKIGGKISEIRERFDEIAKENKDFDLMVIKSDSDRPVDRETTSLVSEPKIYGRDEDEKQVMEFLVDRDNDKNISILTIVGLGGIGKTTLAQLVYNNERIKEQFELRMWVCVGETFDGKMVLRAMIEQLKGEQSIFSNLQTMSTFLDEKLRTKRFLLVLDDLWNHKESEWEQLKPLFIHAKLGSKIIVTTRIETAVSGASTIGTVSVHRLQGLQDEDCWCLFKQRAFRSEREEDNRELEKIGWEIIKKCGGLPLAAKALGSLMNSYTKVQEWSAICKDFEVGGLPIGEAGILHVLKLSYDHLPSHLKRCFTYCSVFQKDHEIEIERLIQLWMAEGLIDTSGTSQNAEDIGKQYFDNLLSRSFFQDVQMDKYNNRGTCKMHDLVHDLACSITKDEALVMQGGMKSISLECRYLSIPYSSGSSIDFKTTYEAKKLRSLFLLKAEYRSNVDVDEFIFNATKTFPQLRALGLNSSGIAKLSNRISRLKHLRFIDLSPAQISTLPTLITKLYNLQTLNLRDCSMLKELPEGIGNLCNLRYMDISCCPNITTLPLSITRLSNLQTLNLPNCNMLKELPEGIGNLCNLRYMDISSCFQITTLPTSITRLSSLQTLNLSYCWILKELPEGISNLGNLRHLDIRGCDNLDCIPRGLGRLGNLETLPMFIVAQENGCTIAELQHLNSIRGSLEIKNLHHVKDPDEAMQANLRAKTRLNYLRLEWNKGGGEEHEPSSTEVEVAEGVFERLQPHHNLEKLEIYSYIGTRLPNWMSPSFPNIVELTMGDLKRCEHLPLGPWPSLKKLKLRKMHAVRRIGEEFYGDGGGITFPSLENLTLEDMPDLEKWHAESCPRLTKLRIESCPKLAVQPCILCSVEIFEITSSNEMLLSAGSLAGWSKLTSLSINSCGISSSSGGWDGLQYLTALEKLRIEECDELTCLPEDIMYLPSLQTLDLVRNRNLRSLEGGGRKQQQPTPYFPTLEYLRIKEAGMLTSLPEWVGGLTSLRHLRIKDCPNLAMLPDNLQPLTTLQELRISNLPQLKMLPDNLQHLTTLQELRISNLPQLKMLPDVLRHLAALQTLVISNLPQLAMLPDCLRHLAALQTLVISNLPQLAMLPDGLRYLTALQTLVISNLPQPTMLPDGLRHLTALRQLNISNQPQLKILPDGLRHLTALQALEISNLPQLAMLPDGLQHLTALQYLIIRGCPQLVRRCKRETGEDWHKIAHIQEIIIWPEEENREEMNERRTFAAKFLDRFGFARCTGHS comes from the coding sequence ATGGCAGAATTAGCAGTAACAGCTGCCGGTGCTGCTGTCGAAATGGTGGTGGAGAAGTTGGCCTCTGGGCTATGGAAGGATCTGGGACTGGCGAGGAGCGTCTACACCGACATGGAGAAGTTGCAGAGCAAGTTATCAACGATCCAGAACGTGCTTGATGATGCAGAGAAGAAATCTATCACCAACAAAGCTCTGCAAAGTTGGTTGAAGAAACTCAAAGATGCAGCTTTAGATGCTGACGATGTGGTGGATGAGTTCCAAACTGAAGCACTGCGGCGAAGAATGGAGAGATATGACCGCATGACTGGAAAGGTGCGTGACTTCTTTTCCTCAAACAATCCAATCGCATTTCGATATAAAATTGGTGGCAAGATAAGTGAAATTAGGGAGAGATTTGATGAAATTGCAAAGGAGAACAAGGATTTTGATTTGATGgtgatcaaatctgactcagataGACCTGTGGACCGTGAGACCACCTCATTGGTGAGCGAACCAAAAATTTATGGACGAGATGAAGATGAAAAACAGGTCATGGAGTTCTTAGTTGACAGagataatgacaaaaatatctccaTCCTTACAATAGTTGGCCTTGGTGGAATTGGAAAGACAACCCTTGCTCAATTAGTCTACAACAATGAGAGGATTAAGGAGCAATTTGAGCTTCGAATGTGGGTGTGTGTGGGTGAAACTTTTGACGGGAAAATGGTCTTGCGGGCAATGATTGAACAACTTAAAGGGGAGCAGAGCATTTTCTCAAACTTGCAAACCATGTCAACTTTCTTGGATGAAAAATTGAGAACAAAAAGATTTCTTTTGGTTTTAGATGATTTATGGAACCATAAGGAATCGGAGTGGGAACAACTAAAACCTTTGTTCATACATGCCAAATTAGGAAGCAAGATCATAGTAACAACACGCATTGAAACTGCTGTTTCTGGTGCATCTACAATCGGAACCGTCTCAGTACATCGATTGCAAGGGTTGCAAGATGAGGATTGCTGGTGTCTGTTCAAGCAAAGGGCATTTAGGTCTGAGAGGGAAGAAGATAACCGAGAATTGGAGAAAATTGGATGGGAGATCATTAAAAAGTGTGGAGGTCTGCCTTTAGCAGCAAAAGCTCTTGGAAGTCTGATGAACTCTTACACAAAGGTACAGGAGTGGTCAGCTATCTGTAAAGATTTTGAAGTAGGAGGGTTACCCATAGGCGAAGCTGGAATTCTCCATGTACTAAAGTTAAGTTATGATCATTTACCTTCTCACTTGAAGCGGTGTTTCACGTACTGTTCTGTGTTCCAGAAAGATCATGAAATTGAAATCGAGAGATTGATTCAATTGTGGATGGCTGAAGGACTCATAGATACATCAGGTACTTCTCAAAATGCTGAGGACATTGGCAAGCAATACTTTGATAATTTGTTGTCGAGATCATTCTTTCAAGATGTCCAAATGGATAAGTACAATAATCGAGGGACTTGTAAGATGCATGATTTAGTCCATGATCTTGCATGTTCCATCACAAAGGATGAAGCTTTAGTCATGCAGGGGGGTATGAAGAGCATTTCACTTGAATGTCGTTATCTATCGATACCATATTCTTCTGGGTCATCAATTGATTTCAAGACAacttatgaagccaaaaaattgaGATCGCTTTTTTTGTTAAAGGCAGAATATCGTAGTAACGTTGATGTGGATGAATTTATCTTCAATGCAACAAAAACTTTCCCCCAGTTACGTGCATTGGGCTTAAATTCCAGTGGAATTGCGAAGTTGTCTAATAGAATAAGCAGATTAAAGCATCTACGATTCATTGACTTATCGCCAGCTCAGATTTCAACATTGCCTACCTTGATCACCAAACTTTACAATTTGCAGACATTGAATCTTCGAGATTGCAGTATGCTAAAAGAATTGCCTGAAGGTATAGGTAACCTGTGCAACCTTAGATATATGGATATATCATGCTGTCCTAATATTACAACATTACCTCTCTCAATCACCAGACTTTCCAATTTGCAGACATTGAATCTCCCAAATTGCAATATGCTAAAAGAATTGCCTGAAGGTATAGGTAACCTATGCAACCTTAGATATATGGATATATCATCGTGTTTTCAGATTACAACGTTACCTACCTCGATCACCAGACTTTCCAGTTTGCAGACATTGAATCTTTCCTATTGCTGGATTCTAAAAGAATTGCCTGAAGGTATAAGTAATCTAGGCAACCTCAGACACCTAGATATAAGAGGCTGTGACAATTTGGATTGCATACCTCGTGGCTTGGGCCGGTTGGGTAACCTTGAGACATTGCCGATGTTCATTGTTGCTCAGGAGAATGGGTGCACCATCGCGGAGCTGCAACATCTGAACTCTATTCGTGGTAGCTTGGAAATTAAGAATCTGCATCATGTGAAGGATCCAGATGAAGCCATGCAAGCAAACCTGAGGGCAAAGACGAGATTGAATTACCTGAGACTTGAGTGGAACAAAGGTGGGGGTGAGGAACATGAACCATCATCTACTGAAGTGGAAGTGGCAGAGGGTGTATTTGAAAGGCTCCAACCTCACCATAATCTGGAGAAGTTGGAAATCTATTCTTATATAGGCACCAGATTACCCAATTGGATGTCACCTTCTTTCCCAAATATAGTTGAGCTTACGATGGGGGATCTCAAGAGGTGTGAACATCTTCCACTTGGTCCATGGCCCTCATTAAAGAAATTGAAATTGCGTAAAATGCATGCCGTGAGGAGAATCGGAGAAGAGTTCTATGGGGATGGTGGCGGCATCACATTCCCGTCACTAGAGAATTTGACTTTAGAAGACATGCCCGATTTGGAAAAATGGCATGCAGAATCATGCCCTCGCCTTACCAAGTTGAGGATAGAATCATGCCCCAAATTAGCCGTGCAGCCATGTATCCTATGCTCTGTGGAGATTTTTGAAATAACAAGCAGCAATGAGATGCTATTATCAGCAGGGAGCCTTGCAGGGTGGTCCAAACTCACATCCCTGTCTATTAACAGCTGTGGAATATCATCATCATCTGGGGGGTGGGATGGGCTGCAATACCTCACCGCCTTGGAAAAGCTACGAATTGAAGAATGTGATGAGCTAACATGTTTGCCGGAGGATATTATGTACCTGCCCTCACTCCAAACCCTTGATTTAGTGAGAAACAGAAATCTAAGAAGTCTGGAGGGAGGAGGAAGGAAGCAACAGCAGCCCACCCCCTATTTCCCTACCCTTGAATATTTAAGGATAAAAGAAGCCGGCATGTTGACTTCTTTGCCAGAGTGGGTAGGAGGCCTAACCTCACTCCGACATCTACGAATAAAGGATTGTCCCAACCTAGCAATGCTACCAGATAACCTGCAACCTCTCACCACACTCCAAGAGCTGCGTATCTCCAACCTGCCCCAGCTGAAAATGCTACCAGATAACCTGCAACATCTCACCACACTCCAAGAGCTGCGTATCTCCAACCTGCCCCAGCTGAAAATGCTGCCAGATGTCCTACGACACCTCGCCGCACTCCAAACATTGGTTATCTCCAACCTGCCCCAGCTAGCAATGCTGCCAGATTGCCTACGACACCTCGCCGCACTCCAAACATTGGTTATCTCCAACCTGCCCCAGCTAGCAATGCTGCCAGATGGCCTACGATACCTCACCGCACTCCAAACATTGGTTATCTCCAACCTGCCCCAGCCGACGATGCTGCCAGATGGCCTACGACACCTCACCGCACTCCGACAGCTGAATATCTCCAACCAGCCCCAGCTGAAAATCTTGCCAGATGGCCTACGACATCTCACCGCACTCCAAGCCCTGGAAATCTCCAACCTGCCCCAACTGGCAATGCTGCCAGATGGCTTGCAACACCTAACCGCACTCCAATACTTGATCATTAGAGGCTGTCCCCAGCTAGTGAGGCGATGCAAGAGGGAGACAGGCGAGGACTGGCACAAGATTGCTCACATCCAAGAAATCATCATCTGGCCAGAGgaagaaaatagagaagaaaTGAATGAAAGACGCACCTTCGCTGCAAAATTTCTTGATCGATTTGGGTTTGCACGCTGCACGGGTCATAGCTGA